A section of the Polyodon spathula isolate WHYD16114869_AA chromosome 29, ASM1765450v1, whole genome shotgun sequence genome encodes:
- the LOC121302510 gene encoding U6 snRNA-associated Sm-like protein LSm1 translates to MNYMPGTASLIEDIDKKHLVLLRDGRTLIGFLRSIDQFANLVLHQTVERIHVGKKYGDIPRGIFIVRGENVVLLGEIDLEKDSDTPLQQVSIEEILEEQRVEQQAKQEADKLKLQALKGRGLSIPRADTLDEY, encoded by the exons ATGAATTACATGCCGGGGACAGCTAGCCTCATTGAGGACATCGATA aaaaacacCTGGTGCTTCTCCGAGATGGAAGAACGCTGATTGGCTTTTTGAGAAGCATAGATCAGTTTG cTAATTTAGTCTTGCATCAGACGGTGGAGCGAATCCATGTAGGCAAAAAGTACGGAGACATCCCTCGAGGAATATTTATTGTAAGGGGAGAAAATGTTGTTTTACTTGGAGAAATA GACCTTGAGAAGGACAGCGACACGCCTTTACAGCAAGTATCCATCGAGGAGATTCTGGAAGAGCAGAGGGTGGAACAGCAGGCAAAACAGGAAGCTGATAAACTAAAACTCCAAGCCTTAAAGGGCAGGGGACTTTCTATCCCGCGGGCAGACACCCTGGACGAATACTGA
- the LOC121302412 gene encoding set1/Ash2 histone methyltransferase complex subunit ASH2 isoform X2, protein MDMESSNGKEAMDGAGDSSEAMDTRTGSVDEENGRQLGEVELQCGICMKWFTADTFSIDTATCLPFMTNYVFHCNVCHHSGNTYFLRKQANLKEMCLTALANLTWRSRNQDEHAKTMFSKDKDIIPFIDKYWECMTTRQRPGKLTWPNNIVKTMSKERDVFLVKEHPDPGSKDPEEDYPKFGLLDQDLGNIGPAYDQKQTASVTTAGGLNGGSSFAGGLAPGGTGKGRGAKRKQQDGSTAGTAKRTRSDPLFSAQRLPPHGYPLEHPFNKDGYRYILAEPDPHAPDPEKLELDCWAGKPIPGDLYRACLYESVLLALHDRAPQLKILDDRLTVAGEKGYSMVRASHGVRKGSWYFEVTVDEMPPDAASRLGWSQPLGNLQAPLGYDKFSYSWRSKKGTKFHQSNGKHYSDGYGQGDTLGFYICLQDGTETAKALPDTYKDKALIKFKNYLYFEEKDFVDKAEKSLKAIDSSKMIFFRNGVSQGVAFEDLFEGIYFPAISLYKSCTVSVNFGPHFKYPPKDVTYQPMSDMGWGAVIDHTLADILYHVETEVDGRHSPPWEP, encoded by the exons ATGGATATGGAATCTTCCAATGGGAAAGAAGCCATG GATGGTGCAGGTGACAGCTCTGAGGCCATGGACACTCGGACTGGATCTGTGGACGAGGAGAATGGCAGGCAGCTGGGAGAGGTGGAACTGCAGTGTGGAATCTGTATGAAGTGGTTTACAGCTGATACATTCAGCATTGACACTGC AACCTGCCTTCCCTTCATGACAAACTATGTTTTTCACTGCAACGTGTGTCATCACAGCGGCAATACCTATTTCCTAAGGAAACAAGCCA ACCTGAAGGAGATGTGCCTTACGGCTCTAGCCAACTTGACGTGGCGCTCCAGGAATCAGGATGAGCATGCCAAAACCATGTTTTCAAAAGACAAG gaTATAATCCCTTTTATTGACAAGTACTGGGAATGCATGACCACAAGACAGCGACCTGGCAAATTAACCTGGCCAAATAACATTGTCAAAACCATG AGCAAAGAACGGGATGTCTTTCTGGTTAAAGAGCACCCAGATCCGGGAAGCAAAGACCCAGAAGAGGACTACCCAAAATTTGGTCTCCTTGACCAG GATCTAGGCAACATTGGGCCTGCTTatgaccagaaacagactgcTTCCGTGACCACAGCAGGTGGCCTGAATG GTGGATCCTCTTTCGCAG gTGGACTGGCGCCTGGAGGCACTGGGAAAGGCAGAGGAGCCAAACGCAAGCAGCAGGATGGGAGCACAGCAGGAACGGCCAAGAGAACAAGAAG TGACCCCCTGTTTTCGGCTCAGCGCCTGCCCCCCCACGGGTACCCCCTGGAGCACCCCTTCAACAAGGATGGGTACCGCTACATCCTGGCCGAGCCGGACCCCCACGCACCGGACCCTGAGAAACTGGAACTGGACTGCTGGGCAGGGAAGCCCATCCCTGGGGACCTGTACAGAGCTTGCCTGTATGAGAGTGTCCTGCTGGCCCTGCATGACAGAG CCCCTCAGTTGAAGATCTTGGATGATCGGCTGACCGTGGCTGGAGAGAAAGGCTACTCCATGGTTCGGGCGTCTCATGGTGTTCGGAAAGGGTCCTGGTACTTTGAGGTCACCGTTGATGAAATGCCTCCAGACGCTGCCTCCAGACTCGGCTGGTCACAGCCTTTAg gtaatcTGCAGGCGCCACTGGGCTATGACAAGTTCAGCTATTCCTGGCGCAGTAAGAAAGGTACAAAGTTTCACCAGTCCAACGGCAAGCACTACTCGGATGGGTACGGCCAGGGGGATACCCTGGGGTTTTACATCTGTCTCCAGGACGGCACAGAGACTGCCAAGGCCCTCCCAGACACTTACAAAGATAAG gCCTTGATTAAATTCAAAAACTACTTGTATTTTGAGGAAAAGGACTTTGTAGATAAAGCAGAGAAGAGCCTCAAAGCAATCGACTCCAGCAAA ATGATATTTTTTAGGAATGGTGTTAGTCAAGGAGTCGCATTCGAAGACCTATTTGAAGGAATTTACTTCCCTGCCATCTCCTTGTATAAAAGCTGCACT gtttcTGTAAATTTTGGACCGCATTTTAAGTACCCTCCAAAGGATGTCACGTACCAACCA ATGAGCGACATGGGCTGGGGCGCGGTGATCGACCACACTCTGGCGGACATACTGTATCACGTGGAGACCGAAGTGGACGGCCGCCATAGCCCTCCCTGGGAGCCCTGA
- the LOC121302412 gene encoding set1/Ash2 histone methyltransferase complex subunit ASH2 isoform X1 — protein MAAEGEAGFAPIVQTESPDGEAALGSLAAVMDMESSNGKEAMDGAGDSSEAMDTRTGSVDEENGRQLGEVELQCGICMKWFTADTFSIDTATCLPFMTNYVFHCNVCHHSGNTYFLRKQANLKEMCLTALANLTWRSRNQDEHAKTMFSKDKDIIPFIDKYWECMTTRQRPGKLTWPNNIVKTMSKERDVFLVKEHPDPGSKDPEEDYPKFGLLDQDLGNIGPAYDQKQTASVTTAGGLNGGSSFAGGLAPGGTGKGRGAKRKQQDGSTAGTAKRTRSDPLFSAQRLPPHGYPLEHPFNKDGYRYILAEPDPHAPDPEKLELDCWAGKPIPGDLYRACLYESVLLALHDRAPQLKILDDRLTVAGEKGYSMVRASHGVRKGSWYFEVTVDEMPPDAASRLGWSQPLGNLQAPLGYDKFSYSWRSKKGTKFHQSNGKHYSDGYGQGDTLGFYICLQDGTETAKALPDTYKDKALIKFKNYLYFEEKDFVDKAEKSLKAIDSSKMIFFRNGVSQGVAFEDLFEGIYFPAISLYKSCTVSVNFGPHFKYPPKDVTYQPMSDMGWGAVIDHTLADILYHVETEVDGRHSPPWEP, from the exons ATGGCGGCGGAGGGAGAGGCGGGATTTGCTCCTATTGTACAAACAGAGAGTCCAGATGG TGAGGCTGCTTTAGGTAGCTTGGCAGCAGTTATGGATATGGAATCTTCCAATGGGAAAGAAGCCATG GATGGTGCAGGTGACAGCTCTGAGGCCATGGACACTCGGACTGGATCTGTGGACGAGGAGAATGGCAGGCAGCTGGGAGAGGTGGAACTGCAGTGTGGAATCTGTATGAAGTGGTTTACAGCTGATACATTCAGCATTGACACTGC AACCTGCCTTCCCTTCATGACAAACTATGTTTTTCACTGCAACGTGTGTCATCACAGCGGCAATACCTATTTCCTAAGGAAACAAGCCA ACCTGAAGGAGATGTGCCTTACGGCTCTAGCCAACTTGACGTGGCGCTCCAGGAATCAGGATGAGCATGCCAAAACCATGTTTTCAAAAGACAAG gaTATAATCCCTTTTATTGACAAGTACTGGGAATGCATGACCACAAGACAGCGACCTGGCAAATTAACCTGGCCAAATAACATTGTCAAAACCATG AGCAAAGAACGGGATGTCTTTCTGGTTAAAGAGCACCCAGATCCGGGAAGCAAAGACCCAGAAGAGGACTACCCAAAATTTGGTCTCCTTGACCAG GATCTAGGCAACATTGGGCCTGCTTatgaccagaaacagactgcTTCCGTGACCACAGCAGGTGGCCTGAATG GTGGATCCTCTTTCGCAG gTGGACTGGCGCCTGGAGGCACTGGGAAAGGCAGAGGAGCCAAACGCAAGCAGCAGGATGGGAGCACAGCAGGAACGGCCAAGAGAACAAGAAG TGACCCCCTGTTTTCGGCTCAGCGCCTGCCCCCCCACGGGTACCCCCTGGAGCACCCCTTCAACAAGGATGGGTACCGCTACATCCTGGCCGAGCCGGACCCCCACGCACCGGACCCTGAGAAACTGGAACTGGACTGCTGGGCAGGGAAGCCCATCCCTGGGGACCTGTACAGAGCTTGCCTGTATGAGAGTGTCCTGCTGGCCCTGCATGACAGAG CCCCTCAGTTGAAGATCTTGGATGATCGGCTGACCGTGGCTGGAGAGAAAGGCTACTCCATGGTTCGGGCGTCTCATGGTGTTCGGAAAGGGTCCTGGTACTTTGAGGTCACCGTTGATGAAATGCCTCCAGACGCTGCCTCCAGACTCGGCTGGTCACAGCCTTTAg gtaatcTGCAGGCGCCACTGGGCTATGACAAGTTCAGCTATTCCTGGCGCAGTAAGAAAGGTACAAAGTTTCACCAGTCCAACGGCAAGCACTACTCGGATGGGTACGGCCAGGGGGATACCCTGGGGTTTTACATCTGTCTCCAGGACGGCACAGAGACTGCCAAGGCCCTCCCAGACACTTACAAAGATAAG gCCTTGATTAAATTCAAAAACTACTTGTATTTTGAGGAAAAGGACTTTGTAGATAAAGCAGAGAAGAGCCTCAAAGCAATCGACTCCAGCAAA ATGATATTTTTTAGGAATGGTGTTAGTCAAGGAGTCGCATTCGAAGACCTATTTGAAGGAATTTACTTCCCTGCCATCTCCTTGTATAAAAGCTGCACT gtttcTGTAAATTTTGGACCGCATTTTAAGTACCCTCCAAAGGATGTCACGTACCAACCA ATGAGCGACATGGGCTGGGGCGCGGTGATCGACCACACTCTGGCGGACATACTGTATCACGTGGAGACCGAAGTGGACGGCCGCCATAGCCCTCCCTGGGAGCCCTGA
- the elmod3 gene encoding ELMO domain-containing protein 3 isoform X2: MEGDTDRMEDINGLTPEYHKTEDQPSSKLALKSVPISSLKQNGLLQSLAAGGNEEQKKELSSDLQEAQEEWAALESIHPVISEDSAGYTPLISFNEALQHFQTTDLSDYMKIQPTLRRTGLAAIAHFLFGHPRLHRELQEERDLVFTIAQCSLDNTQKVHMRVLQTIYKKLTGARFDCPRYGSHWEQVGFQGTDPATDLRGTGFLGLMHALYLVMDPQTLPLARDIYRLSHHPSQNFPFCVMSINITRIAIMALREETLSKECNRRQQVVGVLNDFYVATFLHLFQIWKTQHKTISDSGFVLKEVEVFAKKNPKQVLRRLESFLSERKSGGMALALETCSQNPSPSMGRRSPRLDPSSNGKELNFTGVCDLPPEMEGEARLI; the protein is encoded by the exons ATGGAAGGAGATACCGATCGCATGGAG gatataaATGGATTGACACCAGAGTATCACAAGACTGAAGATCAACCCAGCAGCAAATTGGCACTCAAATCAGTACCT ATTTCATCTCTGAAGCAGAATGGCCTTTTGCAGTCTCTCGCAGCAGGAGGGAATGAAGAGCAAAAGAAAG agctgagTTCAGATTTACAAGAAGCACAGGAGGAATGGGCTGCACTGGAGTCTATTCATCCAG TGATCTCTGAAGACTCTGCTGGTTACACACCTCTGATCTCTTTCAATGAGGCTCTGCAGCACTTCCAGACCACAGACCTCTCTGACTACATG AAGATCCAGCCTACACTGCGACGGACTGGTCTGGCTGCCATCGCACACTTCCTGTTCGGCCACCCACGGCTGCACCGCGAGCTGCAGGAGGAGAGGGACCTGGTGTTCACCATTGCGCAGT GCTCCCTGGATAATACCCAGAAGGTACACATGCGGGTGCTGCAGACAATCTATAAGAAGCTGACAGGTGCCCGCTTTGACTGCCCCCGATATGGATCCCACTGGGAGCAGGTGGGGTTTCAGG GGACGGACCCAGCGACAGACCTTCGGGGAACTGGATTCCTGGGACTCATGCATGCTCTCTACCTGGTGATGGATCCCCAGACGCTGCCCCTGGCCCGAGACATCTACAGACTCTCCCATCACCCATCCCAG AATTTTCCATTCTGTGTGATGTCCATTAATATCACTCGGATTGCCATCATGGCTCTTCGAGAAGAGACTCTGTCTAA AGAGTGCAATCGAAGACAGCAGGTTGTTGGGGTCCTGAATGATTTCTATGTAGCCACGTTCCTCCATCTTTTCCAGATCtggaaaacacagcacaaaacaatCTCTGATTCTGGCTTCGTATTGAAAG AGGTGGAGGTGTTTGCCAAGAAGAACCCAAAGCAGGTTCTGCGACGCTTGGAGAGCTTCCTGAGCGAGCGGAAGTCAGGGGGGATGGCCCTGGCATTGGAGACCTGTTCCCAGAATCCCTCTCCCAGCATGGGCAGAAGGAGCCCCCGGCTAGACCCCTCCTCCAACGGCAAGGAGCTGAACTTCACTGGCGTGTGTGACCTCCCACCTGAGATGGAGGGAGAGGCCAGGCTCATCTGA
- the elmod3 gene encoding ELMO domain-containing protein 3 isoform X1 has translation MEGDTDRMEDINGLTPEYHKTEDQPSSKLALKSVPISSLKQNGLLQSLAAGGNEEQKKELSSDLQEAQEEWAALESIHPVISEDSAGYTPLISFNEALQHFQTTDLSDYMKKIQPTLRRTGLAAIAHFLFGHPRLHRELQEERDLVFTIAQCSLDNTQKVHMRVLQTIYKKLTGARFDCPRYGSHWEQVGFQGTDPATDLRGTGFLGLMHALYLVMDPQTLPLARDIYRLSHHPSQNFPFCVMSINITRIAIMALREETLSKECNRRQQVVGVLNDFYVATFLHLFQIWKTQHKTISDSGFVLKEVEVFAKKNPKQVLRRLESFLSERKSGGMALALETCSQNPSPSMGRRSPRLDPSSNGKELNFTGVCDLPPEMEGEARLI, from the exons ATGGAAGGAGATACCGATCGCATGGAG gatataaATGGATTGACACCAGAGTATCACAAGACTGAAGATCAACCCAGCAGCAAATTGGCACTCAAATCAGTACCT ATTTCATCTCTGAAGCAGAATGGCCTTTTGCAGTCTCTCGCAGCAGGAGGGAATGAAGAGCAAAAGAAAG agctgagTTCAGATTTACAAGAAGCACAGGAGGAATGGGCTGCACTGGAGTCTATTCATCCAG TGATCTCTGAAGACTCTGCTGGTTACACACCTCTGATCTCTTTCAATGAGGCTCTGCAGCACTTCCAGACCACAGACCTCTCTGACTACATG AAGAAGATCCAGCCTACACTGCGACGGACTGGTCTGGCTGCCATCGCACACTTCCTGTTCGGCCACCCACGGCTGCACCGCGAGCTGCAGGAGGAGAGGGACCTGGTGTTCACCATTGCGCAGT GCTCCCTGGATAATACCCAGAAGGTACACATGCGGGTGCTGCAGACAATCTATAAGAAGCTGACAGGTGCCCGCTTTGACTGCCCCCGATATGGATCCCACTGGGAGCAGGTGGGGTTTCAGG GGACGGACCCAGCGACAGACCTTCGGGGAACTGGATTCCTGGGACTCATGCATGCTCTCTACCTGGTGATGGATCCCCAGACGCTGCCCCTGGCCCGAGACATCTACAGACTCTCCCATCACCCATCCCAG AATTTTCCATTCTGTGTGATGTCCATTAATATCACTCGGATTGCCATCATGGCTCTTCGAGAAGAGACTCTGTCTAA AGAGTGCAATCGAAGACAGCAGGTTGTTGGGGTCCTGAATGATTTCTATGTAGCCACGTTCCTCCATCTTTTCCAGATCtggaaaacacagcacaaaacaatCTCTGATTCTGGCTTCGTATTGAAAG AGGTGGAGGTGTTTGCCAAGAAGAACCCAAAGCAGGTTCTGCGACGCTTGGAGAGCTTCCTGAGCGAGCGGAAGTCAGGGGGGATGGCCCTGGCATTGGAGACCTGTTCCCAGAATCCCTCTCCCAGCATGGGCAGAAGGAGCCCCCGGCTAGACCCCTCCTCCAACGGCAAGGAGCTGAACTTCACTGGCGTGTGTGACCTCCCACCTGAGATGGAGGGAGAGGCCAGGCTCATCTGA